A region of Pseudorca crassidens isolate mPseCra1 chromosome 8, mPseCra1.hap1, whole genome shotgun sequence DNA encodes the following proteins:
- the TMEM229A gene encoding transmembrane protein 229A has protein sequence MAGRDADDEGRTRRGGAARLSGAPGGRGGEAAVSRPEPLSTAEAPAEGAALPAWMRLYFYGMHGITLDVLLSAARRFVRNPDLRMLGFSSPYHCLLHSLTHFALEKVYLQQRRCPSAFVFNFLLYPSAHVGLQTLAGALLNQGGGPGGAAAPGALDLALQYVLALYHCQVFLKRFLRLRYQPRQQQQQQLLRGAPPAPAGARVPAAAGGRRRRPRGPKGAGGAPSQGLPDLLRFLFFGMHGFLDEIFFTFFFNLLGQGDGTSSGHTSLWSFFMYGSCSFVVEKLYFHLHYSRGWGTWKRVPFYVIFIYAWELSWGLGLRTWGACSWDYSHYPLNFMGLITLMYLPGWIFLSVYQDLLSNVLWQVQYVPTN, from the coding sequence ATGGCCGGCAGGGACGCGGACGACGAGGGTCGCACGCGGAGGGGCGGCGCGGCGAGGCTTTCGGGGGCCCCCGGCGGACGGGGAGGCGAGGCAGCCGTCAGCCGCCCCGAGCCGCTGTCCACTGCTGAAGCGCCGGCCGAGGGCGCCGCGCTGCCCGCCTGGATGCGCCTCTACTTCTACGGGATGCACGGGATCACCCTGGACGTGCTCCTGTCTGCGGCGCGGCGCTTCGTTCGCAACCCCGACCTCCGGATGCTGGGCTTCTCCTCGCCCTACCACTGCCTCCTGCACTCGCTCACCCACTTTGCCCTGGAGAAGGTCTACCTGCAGCAGCGGCGCTGCCCCAGCGCCTTCGTCTTCAATTTCCTCCTCTACCCCTCGGCCCACGTGGGGCTGCAGACCCTGGCGGGCGCGTTGCTCAACCAGGGCGGCGGGCCGGGGGGCGCAGCGGCGCCGGGGGCGCTGGACCTGGCGCTGCAGTACGTGCTGGCACTCTACCACTGCCAAGTGTTCCTGAAGCGCTTCCTGCGCTTACGGTACCAGccgcggcagcagcagcagcaacagctgcTGCGGGGCGCGCCCCCCGCCCCTGCAGGCGCCCGGGTCCCTGCGGCGGCCGGCGGCCGGCGGCGGAGACCTCGCGGCCCCAAGGGCGCCGGGGGAGCCCCCAGCCAGGGGCTGCCGGACCTGCTCCGCTTTCTTTTCTTCGGAATGCACGGCTTTTTGGATGAGATTTTCTTCACATTCTTCTTTAACCTGCTGGGGCAGGGGGACGGGACAAGCAGCGGCCACACGTCTCTCTGGTCCTTCTTTATGTACGGCAGCTGCAGTTTCGTGGTGGAAAAGCTCTACTTCCACCTCCACTACAGTCGGGGCTGGGGCACCTGGAAGCGAGTGCCCTTCTACGTGATCTTCATCTACGCGTGGGAGTTGTCCTGGGGTCTGGGACTCCGCACTTGGGGCGCCTGTTCCTGGGACTATTCTCACTATCCGCTCAATTTCATGGGCCTTATCACCCTGATGTATTTACCTGGTTGGATATTCCTTAGTGTGTACCAGGACCTACTTTCCAACGTGTTGTGGCAGGTGCAGTACGTACCAACTaactaa